The DNA region GCGTCCTCACCGCCCCCGGCGCGCTCTTCGCCGCCCGCCTGCGCTCGGCGCTGACCGGGAGCACCGGCGTGCGCCGTTCCGGGACGGCCGCCGGCGCGCGGGACGCGGACACGGCGGCCGGCGGGCGCGCGGACGCGGCCGGGAGGTGAGCGGGCGGTGCACACGCGCGACTCGCTGGCCGCGGACTTCCGGGCGCTGGGGCTGACCGCCGGGCAGACCGTGCTGGTGCACGCCGCGATGCGCCCGGTCGGCCCGGTCGCGGTGCCGGTCGGGGCCGCGTCCGGGCGCATGGCGCCCACCGCCGGCTGGGGGCGTCCGGCCGCGTGGCGGGCGCCGACCTGGGCCCGTAGCGCGCACGCGTCGCTGCACCAGGGCTTCAGGAGCTGGTTCCGCCCGGCCGCCGAGGTCCGCGGCGCGGTCCCCGGCGACGCCCTCGCCGGGGCGCTCGCAGTCGCCGGGGCCGTCGCGCCCGCCGAACTCGCCGTGTCCCCTGAACCCGCCGTGCCCGCCGAGGCCGTCGTGTTCGCGGCGGGCGAGGCGGCCCTCACGCCCGGCGCCGCGACCGGGTTCGGAGCCGCACGGCGGCCCGCGGCCGCGACGCCCACCGCCCCCGGGCCCACCGCGCCGGTACGCCGCCGCGCCGCCGCGCCCGTACCCGTCGCATCCGTCGCACCCGCGCCCGTACCCGTCGCACCCGCGCCCGTGGCGCCCGCCTCCCTCGACGCCGCCGCACCCGCACGCGCGGCCCGCCCCACCGGGTCCCGGTGGTCCGCCGCGCCCGCGCCGGACGAGCCACGCGGCCCCCGCCGCGCCGACGCCACCGCTGAAACGGTCCTCCACGCGCTGCGCGACGTCCTCGGCCCCGAAGGCACCGTCGTCGTGCCCGCGTTCACCGAGTCCAACTCGGACACCTCGCGGGCCCACCGGGAGGCGACCGCCGGCATGAC from Actinacidiphila sp. DG2A-62 includes:
- a CDS encoding AAC(3) family N-acetyltransferase codes for the protein MHTRDSLAADFRALGLTAGQTVLVHAAMRPVGPVAVPVGAASGRMAPTAGWGRPAAWRAPTWARSAHASLHQGFRSWFRPAAEVRGAVPGDALAGALAVAGAVAPAELAVSPEPAVPAEAVVFAAGEAALTPGAATGFGAARRPAAATPTAPGPTAPVRRRAAAPVPVASVAPAPVPVAPAPVAPASLDAAAPARAARPTGSRWSAAPAPDEPRGPRRADATAETVLHALRDVLGPEGTVVVPAFTESNSDTSRAHREATAGMTPGEAARYRAAMPPFDPARSPSERVGRLAETLRTTPGALRSGHPQTSFAALGRDAEAIVGGHDPTDHLGERSPVARLYDAEAVVLLIGVGFGVCTAFHLAEYRIPDTPLRDYSCVVMRERDGARGGKSGDAGQWITYRDIVLNDSDFPQLGAAFERSGARVERGPVGDADSRCLPLKDAVDFAGRWLSENRRPGSGRM